CAAATGGGACGGTCTGATCGCCGGTCTCGACGTGAATCGCTACGACGCCGTGATCAACGAAGTGGCCGTGACCGACGCGCGCAAGGCCAAATACGATTTCTCCGACCCGTACATCACGTCGCACGCGGCGCTGATCGTGCAATCGAACAACACCACGATCAAGAACTTCGACGACCTGAAGGGCAAGAAGTCGGCCAATACGCTGACCAGCAACTTCGGCAAGATCGCGGCCGCGCACGGCGCGGAAGTGATTCCCGTGCAGGGCTTCAATGAATCGATCGATCTGCTGACCTCGGGCCGCGTCGATGCGACCGTCAACGACTCGCTGTCGTTCCTCGACTTCAAGAAGCACAAGCCGGATGCGAAGGTGAAGATCGCCGCGCTCGATACCTCGGCCGACAGCAGCGACAAATCCGCCGTGCTGATCCGCAAGGGCAGCCCGGAATTGCAGGCGGCGATCAACAAGGCGCTCGCCGACATGAAGAAAGACGGCACCTACGCGAAGATCTCGCAGAAGTATTTCGGCAAAGACGTGTCCCAGTAAACGCCTTCCGCGAGTCTGAATCATGCCGGCATGGTTGCATCTGATGGCGCAGTCGCTGTGGCCCCTGCTGTATGCGGGGCTGGTGTTTACCGTGCCGCTCACGCTGATCTCGTTCGCGATCGGACTCGCGCTCGCCTTCCTCGTCGCGCTGGTCCGGTTGTTCGGGCCGAAGTGGGCCGTGGCGATGGTGCGCTTCTACGTGTGGCTGTTTCGCGGCTCGCCGTTGCTCGTGCAACTGTTCGTGATCTTCTACGGCTTGCCGAACGTGGGCATCGTGCTCGATCCGTTGACGGCTGCGATCATCGGCTTTTCGCTGAATGTCGGCGCGTACAACTCCGAAGTGATACGCGGCGTGATCGAGTCGATTCCGAAAGGGCAGTGGGAGGCGGCATATTCGATGGGGATGACGCGCGAGCAGGCCTTGCGGCGCGCGATCCTGCCGCAAGCGGCGCGCGTCGCGTTGCCGCCGCTGTCCAATTCGTTTATCGCGCTGGTGAAGGACACCTCGCTTGCCGCGGTGCTCACTGTGCCTGAGGTGTTTCAGGCGGCGCAGCGGATCGCGTCGGTGACTTACGAGCCGTTGATTCTGTACACGGAGGCGGCGCTGGTCTATCTGGTCCTCAGTTCGGTATTGTCGTCGGCGCAAGTTAGGCTCGAGCGCAAGTTCGGCCGCCACGCACTTTTCCAGGCAGGCAACTGATGATCCGACTGGAAAAAATCGACAAGTACTTCGGCGAGCAGCAAGTGCTCAAGTCGGTCGATCTGCAACTCGCCTCGGGTAATGTCACCGCGTTGATCGGTCCGTCGGGCAGCGGCAAGAGCACGCTATTGCGTTGCGTGAATCTGCTCGAGATTCCCGAATCCGGTTCGCTCGAACTCGGCGATCAGCGGCTGGAATTCAGCCGCGACCACCGGCCCTCGCGCGAAACGGTGCTGACGATTCGCCGCCGCACGGGCATGGTGTTTCAGAATTTCCAGCTCTTCCCGCATCTCACTGTGCGGCAGAACGTGATGGAAGGCTTGCTGACCGTGCTGAAGTGGGACAAGGACAAGGCGCGGGCTCGCGCGGACGAATTGCTGGAGAAGGTCGGCATCGCGCAAAAGGCGGATGCATGGCCGTCGACGCTGTCCGGCGGTCAACAACAGCGTGTGGCGATTGCGCGGGCCTTGGCGCCGTCGCCGGAAGTGCTGTTGTGCGACGAGCCGACCTCCGCGCTCGATCCCGGTCTCGCCGCGGAAGTGGTGGAGGTGCTCAAGCAACTCGCCACCGAAGGCATGACCATGCTGATGGCCACGCACGACTTGCGGCTCGCCGCGACGATCGCGCGTGACGTGGTGTTTCTGAACAATGGCGTAGTGGTGGAAGCCGGGCCGTCGCGCGAGATCTTCATGCAGCCGCGCGCACCGGAAACCGAGCGTTTCGTGTCGACGTTGACGCACAGTCTGCCGGATGAGTGGACCGAATCGGGCGGAGCGGCAAGACAATAGGGCAGCGCGACAGCAGCGCGGGACGGGCGGGATCGAGCGACGCGGAGCGGCAAACGCAATCACGCGCCCATCCAGTGATACAACGGCAAAGGGGGCGTCGAAACGCCCCCTTCGCACAACGCGGCTACGAATCCGCAGCTACGCTCATCGGCTCTTAAACGCCCACGCTCTCCGTAGCGTCGTTCATGGCGGCGTCGAAGAAGCGCTCCTTCGCCTGCGCATTCACGCGAGCGTAGGCGCGATTCACGCCGCT
The nucleotide sequence above comes from Paraburkholderia sp. FT54. Encoded proteins:
- a CDS encoding amino acid ABC transporter permease; this translates as MPAWLHLMAQSLWPLLYAGLVFTVPLTLISFAIGLALAFLVALVRLFGPKWAVAMVRFYVWLFRGSPLLVQLFVIFYGLPNVGIVLDPLTAAIIGFSLNVGAYNSEVIRGVIESIPKGQWEAAYSMGMTREQALRRAILPQAARVALPPLSNSFIALVKDTSLAAVLTVPEVFQAAQRIASVTYEPLILYTEAALVYLVLSSVLSSAQVRLERKFGRHALFQAGN
- a CDS encoding amino acid ABC transporter ATP-binding protein, producing MIRLEKIDKYFGEQQVLKSVDLQLASGNVTALIGPSGSGKSTLLRCVNLLEIPESGSLELGDQRLEFSRDHRPSRETVLTIRRRTGMVFQNFQLFPHLTVRQNVMEGLLTVLKWDKDKARARADELLEKVGIAQKADAWPSTLSGGQQQRVAIARALAPSPEVLLCDEPTSALDPGLAAEVVEVLKQLATEGMTMLMATHDLRLAATIARDVVFLNNGVVVEAGPSREIFMQPRAPETERFVSTLTHSLPDEWTESGGAARQ
- a CDS encoding amino acid ABC transporter substrate-binding protein; this translates as MKSIRSILLIALFQAVAVSSAFAADELAQIKSAGVFRIGTEGTYAPFTYHDESGKLTGFDVEIGTAIAQRLGVKPQFVEGKWDGLIAGLDVNRYDAVINEVAVTDARKAKYDFSDPYITSHAALIVQSNNTTIKNFDDLKGKKSANTLTSNFGKIAAAHGAEVIPVQGFNESIDLLTSGRVDATVNDSLSFLDFKKHKPDAKVKIAALDTSADSSDKSAVLIRKGSPELQAAINKALADMKKDGTYAKISQKYFGKDVSQ